The window CTTTGCAATCCGGTTTCGCTTGAAATGCCGCTACGAAACCCCGATATTCGCAGCACTGGAGAGCGCGGCGTTTCGCGCTCCGATGGAAGGATCAAAGGGTTTCACAATGGCTGACTGGAATGACACTTCGCGCAATGCGCAGCGCCTCGGCTCGGTGCCGCGCGCCGGTGGCGATGTCGCTGGCCGTTTTGACGAGGGCCTGCGCAAGCACATGCTCTCGATCTACAACTACATGACCTCGGGCATTCTGCTGACGGGGATCGTGGCTCTGATGGCGTTCACCAGCGGCGTCGCCGAAACGATCTTCACCGGCGGCATCCTGCGCTGGATCGTCGCGCTCTCGCCGATGATCGTGGTCTTCGCGATGAGCTTTGGCGCCAACCGCTTCAGCACCGCCACCTTGCAGGCGATGTTCTGGGGCTTTGCGGTGCTGATGGGCCTGTCGCTGTCCTCGGTGTTCCTCGTTTACACCGGCGGCTCGATCGCCACGACGTTCTTCGCCACCGCGGCGGCCTTTGCCGGCCTGTCGCTGTGGGGCTACTCCACCAAGAAGGACCTGTCCGGCATGGGCAGCTTCCTGATCATGGGCGTGATTGGCCTGCTGGTGGCGATGATCATCAACATGTTCCTCAAGTCGCCCGCGTTCCACTACGCGATCAGCTTCATCGGCGTGCTGATCTTCGCAGGTCTCACCGCCTATGACACGCAGCGCCTGAAGACCGAGTATCAGTATCTGCGCGGTACCGAGTTCGCGGGCAAGGCCGTGATCCTGGGCGCGCTGAACCTCTATCTCGACTTCATCAACATGTTCACCTTCCTGCTGCAGTTCCTCGGCAATCGTGAGTAACTGGCGCGCGTAATTGCAGACTGCCGGACCGCCGGCCTGACGCAGGTGTTGAAATGTCGAATGCCCGGGGCCTTTCCATAGGCTCCGGGCATTTGCTTTGTTATCTTACGCAGCTATCGCCGGACGGCTTAAGGCTGGAGCAAGGCGCGCTTCATCAATATCTTCGTGCGCGCCGGCAGCAAAAGAGGGTGAGAGACATGTCCGTGGTTCCGCAGCAATTGTCCCCGAACGTGCGGCGCACGCCCTTCGGCCTGACGATCACGGCCGTGGCGGTCGGTTCGGCGCTGCTGGCAGCTTGCGCCACGCCTGCACCCCCGCCGCCGCCTCCGCCCCCTCCGCCGCCGCCTGTGCGCGTGGTCGAGGCTGTGCCCTATCGTCCGCTCCCGCCGGGCGGGGCGCACTACGTGATGGACATTCCGGCGCGCGGGCCGGACGGGCGGCGCATCACCGTCAATTCCGGGCTCGGCGATGATCAGCTGGTGTGGCACCTTCGTTCGGCGTGGAACGTGGCCGCACTGAATTGCCTTGCGCCCGAATACGAGCCGATCCTGGCTGGCTACCGCACCTTCCTGACGAAGAACGCCCGCCCGCTGAAGGCGGTGAACGACCGGCTGGAGAAGGACTTTGCCCGCCGCCACAAGACCAGGCGCGATGCGATCGTCGCGCGCGACGGTTCGGTGACGCAGGTCTACAACTTCTTCGCCCTGCCGGCCGCGCGCTCGGGCTTCTGCCGCGCCGCGCTCGACATGGCGAACCGCGCAGTGGCGCTCCCGCCCGCTGATCCGCTGGCCTTTGCCAAGGCCAATTTCGACGGGCTGCTGGCGCCGTTCGAGACCTTCTTCGACGAATACGAGACCTACCAGCGCGCCTCGGCCGAATGGGACGCCAAGTGGGGCGTGCAATATGGCGCATCGCAGCCCGGCTGGGTGGCGGTGCAGGAAGCCCGCGCAAGCGGGGCACGGGTGCCGGGCGTGGCTGATCTGACCGCGCAAGGGCTGCCGGTGACCACGGTGACCGACCCGGAGACCGGGGTTGCAGTGCCGGTGGTTCCGGTCAACGAGAACGTCACCTCGCAGCCGGTGGTGCAGCCGATCCAGAGCGGCACGCCGCGTCCCCCGCAGAAGTAGCCAAAATCGGGCGTTGCGCGGGGGAAATCTTCTCGCTAATGCCCGCCCTCGCCTGCAGGCCAGCCTCGGCTGGCGCGGGCTGAAAACCTGGAACGGGGCCGTAGCTCAGATGGGAGAGCGCGTCGTTCGCAATGACGAGGTCAGGGGTTCGATCCCCCTCGGCTCCACCAGTTTTTCGTGACGCGAGCCTGTCCGGGGGACAGGCTCGGCCGAAAAGCGCCCAAGCGCAAGCGCCGGAGGAGGTTGAGCACGACGGGCTCCCTCTGAAACTTTCTCATCGCTTTACATCTCTTGCCGTCAGTTTCGCCTGACGCTATCCCCAGCGCGCGTTTCGGTAACGGGAATGCGGTGCAAATCCGCAGCTGTCCCTGCAACTGTAAGCGGTGAGTATGGAGTGCGCCCCCTCTTCCAAGAGGGCAGCCACTGGAGCTTTCGGGCATCCGGGAAGGCGAGCACCCCATGCGCTGATCCGTGAGCCAGGAGACCGACCGGGGCGTGTCGCTCTTTGCTTGGTTCAGGGGTTGGCCAGGCGCGGAAACTGACTTTCGTTGTGAGCGACATCACCGGGCTGTGAGGGATGGGATCCCCTCGCGGCCCCCATGTTGCTGATGACGGGA is drawn from Erythrobacter sp. and contains these coding sequences:
- a CDS encoding Bax inhibitor-1/YccA family protein, which translates into the protein MADWNDTSRNAQRLGSVPRAGGDVAGRFDEGLRKHMLSIYNYMTSGILLTGIVALMAFTSGVAETIFTGGILRWIVALSPMIVVFAMSFGANRFSTATLQAMFWGFAVLMGLSLSSVFLVYTGGSIATTFFATAAAFAGLSLWGYSTKKDLSGMGSFLIMGVIGLLVAMIINMFLKSPAFHYAISFIGVLIFAGLTAYDTQRLKTEYQYLRGTEFAGKAVILGALNLYLDFINMFTFLLQFLGNRE